In the Dioscorea cayenensis subsp. rotundata cultivar TDr96_F1 chromosome 12, TDr96_F1_v2_PseudoChromosome.rev07_lg8_w22 25.fasta, whole genome shotgun sequence genome, one interval contains:
- the LOC120273030 gene encoding peptide methionine sulfoxide reductase B5-like has product MRFRQLLLRNPATRPHPCPNSLLQSLIPQSPPSRILVQVRHQPLRISSINPLPSRFKTLSTPITLPGRRIVVAMASSGSVQKSEEEWRAILSTEQFRILRQKGTEYPGTGEYDKFFGEGIYECAGCGTPLYKSTTKFNSGCGWPAFFEGLPGAITRTPDPDGRRIEITCTACGGHLGHVFKGEGFKTPTDERHCVNSISIKFKAGSD; this is encoded by the exons ATGAGGTTCCGCCAACTACTGCTCAGAAATCCTGCTACCCGTCCTCATCCCTGCCCTAATTCCTTGCTCCAATCCCTAATTCCCCAATCCCCACCTTCCCGGATTCTCGTCCAAGTTCGTCACCAACCCCTCCGCATCTCCTCTATAAATCCCCTGCCGTCCCGTTTCAAAACCTTATCAACTCCAATCACTCTTCCGGGCAGGAGGATTGTCGTTGCCATGGCTTCGTCTGGATCCGTTCAGAAGTCGGAGGAGGAGTGGAGGGCTATCCTCTCAACGGAGCAGTTTCGGATTCTTCGCCAGAAGGGCACTGA GTATCCAGGCACGGGTGAATATGACAAGTTCTTCGGGGAAGGTATTTATGAATGTGCAGGTTGTGGCACACCCTTGTACAAATCTACCACTAAGTTCAACTCCGGCTGTGGTTGGCCTGCATTCTTTGAAGGTCTTCCCGGAGCGATCACTCGAACa CCTGATCCCGACGGGAGGAGGATTGAAATTACTTGCACAGCTTGTGGTGGACATTTGGGTCATGTTTTCAAGGGTGAGGGTTTCAAGACTCCGACTGATGAGCGTCATTGTGTCAATAGCATTTCGATCAAGTTCAAGGCTGGCTCTGATTAA